One region of Fusobacterium periodonticum 1_1_41FAA genomic DNA includes:
- a CDS encoding heavy metal translocating P-type ATPase, giving the protein MKKKKEIIIAISAILFALTLFIRMPQALQLVLILVAYVLVGKDTVLLAVKNIERGDFLDENFLMTVATLGAILIGEYPEAVAVMLLYEIGELFQGYAINKSRKSIAAMMDIKPEYANVIRDNKTQRVDPDEVGLGEIIEIRPGERVPLDATIIKGETSLDTSALTGESVPVEVREGANILSGCININGLITAKVTKEYFDSTVNKVLDLVENAAAKKSKSERLITRFAKVYTPIVIGLAILLALLPPIISGEYNFRLWVFRALSFLVVSCPCAFVISVPLSFFSGIGAASKAGVLIKGGNYLEALAKVDTVVFDKTGTLTKGVFNVQKVVVHDKNIDENEFMFYVASAESGSNHPISKSIQKYYNKEIDNSSINSIKEISGKGIEAIINNKKVLVGNEKLVNLPKDISVTDVGTILYVEIDNVFSGYIVISDEIKEDAKRAIKELKNIGIKKNIMLTGDLEKVAKKVGEDLELDETYSNLLPQDKVSKFEEIIKNKTSKGSVIFVGDGINDAPVLARADVGIAMGAMGSDAAIEAADVVIMTDEPSKIVTAIKSSKKTMKIAMQNMALAFGIKVIALILSALGIADMWMAVFADTGVTILAVLNSFRALKVEK; this is encoded by the coding sequence ATGAAAAAAAAGAAAGAAATAATTATTGCTATTTCCGCTATACTGTTTGCTTTAACTCTATTTATAAGAATGCCTCAAGCACTACAACTTGTATTAATACTTGTAGCCTATGTTTTAGTGGGAAAAGATACAGTCTTACTTGCTGTTAAAAACATAGAAAGAGGAGATTTTTTAGATGAAAATTTTTTAATGACAGTGGCAACTTTAGGAGCTATTTTAATAGGAGAATATCCAGAAGCAGTTGCAGTTATGCTTTTGTATGAAATAGGGGAATTATTTCAAGGTTATGCAATTAATAAATCAAGAAAGTCTATTGCTGCTATGATGGATATAAAACCTGAATATGCAAATGTTATCAGAGATAATAAAACTCAAAGAGTTGATCCTGATGAAGTAGGACTTGGAGAAATCATTGAAATAAGACCTGGTGAAAGAGTTCCACTAGATGCAACTATAATAAAAGGTGAAACAAGCCTTGATACTTCAGCATTAACAGGAGAATCAGTTCCTGTTGAAGTAAGAGAAGGAGCAAATATCCTTAGTGGTTGTATCAATATAAATGGCTTAATCACAGCAAAAGTAACAAAAGAATACTTTGATTCCACAGTTAACAAAGTTTTAGATTTAGTTGAAAATGCAGCAGCTAAAAAATCTAAATCAGAAAGATTAATCACAAGATTTGCAAAAGTATATACACCTATTGTTATTGGCTTAGCTATATTATTAGCTTTACTTCCACCTATTATAAGTGGAGAATATAATTTTAGATTGTGGGTATTTAGAGCTTTATCATTTTTAGTTGTTTCTTGTCCTTGTGCCTTTGTAATTTCTGTACCACTTAGCTTTTTTAGTGGAATTGGTGCAGCTTCAAAAGCAGGAGTTTTAATAAAGGGAGGAAACTATTTAGAAGCATTAGCTAAAGTTGATACAGTTGTTTTTGATAAAACAGGAACTCTAACTAAGGGAGTTTTCAATGTTCAAAAAGTTGTAGTTCATGATAAAAATATAGATGAAAATGAATTTATGTTTTATGTTGCTAGTGCTGAATCAGGCTCAAACCACCCTATATCAAAGTCTATACAAAAATACTATAATAAAGAGATTGATAACTCATCTATAAATAGTATTAAAGAAATTTCTGGTAAGGGTATAGAAGCTATTATAAATAATAAAAAAGTTCTTGTTGGAAATGAAAAATTGGTAAATCTTCCAAAGGATATTTCTGTAACTGATGTAGGAACTATACTTTATGTTGAGATTGATAATGTATTTTCAGGTTATATAGTAATTTCTGATGAAATAAAAGAAGATGCTAAAAGAGCTATAAAAGAATTGAAAAATATAGGAATTAAAAAGAATATAATGCTTACAGGAGACTTAGAAAAAGTAGCTAAAAAGGTTGGGGAAGACTTAGAATTAGATGAAACTTACTCTAATCTTTTACCTCAAGATAAAGTAAGTAAATTTGAAGAAATAATAAAAAATAAAACATCAAAAGGCTCTGTAATTTTCGTTGGCGATGGTATAAATGATGCACCTGTTCTTGCTAGAGCAGATGTGGGAATTGCTATGGGTGCTATGGGCTCTGATGCTGCGATAGAGGCTGCTGATGTAGTCATTATGACAGATGAACCTAGTAAGATAGTAACAGCTATAAAAAGCTCTAAAAAGACTATGAAGATAGCAATGCAAAATATGGCTCTTGCCTTTGGAATAAAAGTTATTGCTCTTATTTTAAGTGCCTTAGGAATAGCTGATATGTGGATGGCAGTTTTTGCTGATACAGGAGTTACTATACTTGCTGTTTTAAATTCATTTAGAGCCTTAAAAGTTGAAAAATAA
- a CDS encoding cation transporter gives MKKVFKLEGLNCAHCASKIEEKVAKLEGVKSVMVNFMTTKMTLESENMEEVVEKVKKLVNEVEPDVNMIKA, from the coding sequence ATGAAAAAAGTTTTTAAATTAGAAGGATTGAATTGTGCTCACTGTGCATCTAAGATTGAAGAAAAAGTTGCAAAATTAGAAGGAGTTAAATCTGTTATGGTAAACTTCATGACAACTAAAATGACTCTTGAAAGTGAAAACATGGAAGAAGTTGTTGAAAAAGTAAAGAAATTAGTGAATGAAGTTGAACCTGATGTAAATATGATAAAAGCATAG
- a CDS encoding ArsR/SmtB family transcription factor, translated as MKSVKPVNSCDCDSVNKEIVEKVKKEFPNDEILGDLSDFFKVIGDGTRIRILWALDVSEMCVCDIANVLNMTKSAVSHQLRALREADLVKFRKSGKEVLYSLADNHVKEIFEQGLVHIQEEKGED; from the coding sequence ATAAAATCAGTAAAACCTGTAAACTCTTGCGATTGTGATAGTGTAAATAAAGAAATTGTTGAAAAAGTAAAAAAAGAATTCCCTAATGATGAAATTCTTGGAGATTTATCAGACTTCTTTAAAGTTATAGGAGATGGTACAAGAATAAGAATCTTATGGGCATTAGATGTGAGTGAGATGTGTGTTTGTGATATAGCCAATGTTTTAAATATGACAAAATCTGCTGTATCTCATCAATTAAGAGCTCTAAGGGAAGCAGACTTAGTAAAGTTTAGAAAATCTGGAAAAGAAGTTCTTTATTCTTTAGCAGATAATCACGTAAAAGAAATTTTTGAACAAGGTTTAGTACATATACAAGAAGAAAAAGGAGAGGATTAA